The following coding sequences are from one Candidatus Borkfalkia ceftriaxoniphila window:
- a CDS encoding protein-export chaperone SecB, with the protein MEHISLNLRGIRAEELSFKQNNVKIPKDAKLDLKPSFSRRVRKTPDNEKLHFVTLEVKIESSETSPKPFDLKVCLTGVFEAEVGSDFERRAFNVQAVAILYPYLRAAVTNLTGAAFVAPLVLPVVGGALFPEDREPPEVFPN; encoded by the coding sequence ATGGAACATATTTCTTTGAATCTGCGCGGGATCCGCGCGGAAGAACTCAGTTTCAAACAAAACAACGTGAAGATTCCCAAAGACGCGAAACTGGACTTGAAGCCCTCTTTTTCCCGCCGCGTGCGCAAGACGCCCGACAACGAAAAATTGCATTTCGTGACGTTGGAAGTCAAAATAGAGAGCAGCGAAACTTCGCCCAAGCCCTTCGATCTGAAAGTCTGCCTGACGGGCGTATTCGAGGCGGAAGTCGGAAGCGACTTCGAACGGCGCGCGTTCAACGTGCAGGCGGTCGCGATCCTGTATCCCTATCTCAGGGCGGCGGTCACCAATCTCACGGGCGCGGCGTTCGTCGCGCCGCTCGTTCTGCCCGTGGTGGGCGGCGCGCTCTTTCCCGAGGACAGGGAACCGCCCGAAGTCTTTCCGAACTGA
- a CDS encoding DUF6054 family protein produces MKSVRLTADRNIDLQEILKGEPFSCFCSEDGMYLREFIEGDGKITVCIGEEFYFRTNSTLMVAMIVKEEPNKTIVDIVSGGGKTGWLNVSWGSENSAVKKIKKVFANMGFEVCEES; encoded by the coding sequence ATGAAAAGCGTGAGGCTGACCGCAGATCGGAATATCGATCTGCAAGAGATCTTAAAAGGGGAACCGTTTTCCTGTTTTTGTTCGGAAGACGGAATGTATCTGCGGGAATTCATCGAAGGCGACGGAAAAATAACGGTGTGTATCGGGGAAGAGTTCTATTTCCGAACCAATTCCACGCTGATGGTCGCCATGATCGTGAAAGAGGAACCGAACAAAACGATCGTGGATATCGTATCGGGCGGCGGCAAGACGGGCTGGTTGAACGTGTCCTGGGGTTCGGAGAACAGCGCCGTGAAAAAAATAAAAAAAGTGTTTGCAAACATGGGATTCGAGGTGTGCGAGGAATCGTAA